DNA sequence from the Acipenser ruthenus chromosome 20, fAciRut3.2 maternal haplotype, whole genome shotgun sequence genome:
CCTGAAACAACATATTGGTTTGGTTGCCTGAGaatatttcatacaaggacaggcagATCAGCAATGGCAGCGATACAGGCAGCAAAGTGCCTCATGTGCCGAGCCGTGCCTGTCTGTCCCTGTAGCCAATTTGATACTGTTATCACTTTCTGcctagatgacagaaaaacaagttTGATAAACAGTAGATTATATGtggggcattacagctatggccaaaagttttgcatcacaccctATAGAATTCAGAATGTTACGTTACCATATTGAATTCCATATCGCTttttagttttccaaaaattgaaaaatgttacatttttaaaaaaaagagcagcTACCATTCTACCTGGTTGTGATTGGAGCAGGATTATTTACTATGACCTGCCCAATCAATACCTTTGCTCACAGAATATCCAATAAGACACCCTACAAACAACATAGTAACTTCTAATACATGCAGAATTACCCCAGCATTATAGGAATGGTAACACCTTGGTTGTTCAGCTTCTTTTTTCAGTACAACTTTGTGGGATATTTGTTCAATGAATACGTTAAAACCTCTAGTTACTTTCTGCAATAGAGACTGCCAAGTGCAACTGCATTTGCAACTAAGCAAGTAAGTAAGTGAGGgtgctgtgtttttaaaggggggggggtgttgctgttgttgtttttctgtgttcAGGGTGCAGGACCTCGCAGAGATCAGGCCAGGCAGCTTGTGATAGACCTGGAGACTCGTGGAAGCCGGGCTTTCCCTGCCTTTCTGGAGTGCCTTGTGGAAACAGACCAGAGCCGTGTGGCAGACCTCCTGAGCGCTGGCCTTGGGATTCAGCCACCTCATTCCCTTCCCATTCAACCCATCCCAATGCCCATCCCAATACGCATCCCTCACAATGATGGAACACAGCGTGAGTATGATGCCCTTCGTTCCCTTCCCATCCCATCCCAATACCCAATCCAATACCCAATCCCAATCCAGTCCCATCCCAATACCCATCTCTCACAATGATGGAACACAGCGTGAGTATGATGCCCTTGTTCCCTTTCCATCCCAATACCCAATCAAATACCCAATCCCAATCCAATCCCATCCCAATACCCATCCCAATACCCATCCCTCACAATGATGGAACACAGCGTGGGTATGATGCCCTCGTTCCCTTCCCAATACCCAACCCAATACCCAACCCAATACCCATCCCAATACCCATCCCAATACCCATCCCAATATGCATCCCAATACCAAATCCCTATACCTGTAGTTAAATGGTGTGGTTTTATTTTGCAGAAAAGAAAATGGACAAACCAGACAGAGGACACATATCTAGAAAGGACAGGCATGATTACCCCATTCCATGTGAGTCCATTACACACCACATGCCTTTTACACTGCATGCTTATCAAAAACAAAATCTCTTGCTGTgcttgtatcattattattagaatttcagtgtcaggattattgcccacattgccaaacagataacacagcagTAAGGACCCATGATGTCATGCGGAAAACACAGCctagtttttattttctaatcatCAGGTCCGATCCCAAACATGAGTCCATTAGAGCTGACAtcttgaaaatagctttgaaacagacttcaaactATTACAtgtaaaaaagttgtcaggatgttaacaacgaaaagaaaaatgacaagtacatcattcaaacagttgtagcaacacatggggacgtataacgctatattttaaGAAACCTTGCTACTTCCTCTTAAAAATACAGACCATTTCTGATCAAGAAAATCTATGCAAGAAGTGACAGGGCTCTGTTTGTTTTAGGTTCTGAAGGAGATGAGCTGCCTTCTATACCCAGAATAAGGAGAGACAGTCTTCAGGTACAGACCTTTAATCTTGGATGTCAAATGGGGAAAACTTTCATTGTTCTGTTAAATAAGCATAGCTTGATTTGAAAATagatttaaactaaaaaaaactttacaatgctAATCCCTAATTGACCaaattcttccatagtttagtcTTCTGTGAACTTGTATCATAAAGTAAACTGGTTGACAGCCCACTTAATTTCCATTCCCCACAAGCAGTGATAAGCTCCTCCCCTTAAAACCTACTTGTGAAAACACAATGAGCCAAATAGACACTACCTGCAGCAGCTGAAGGTTACATTGCATCTTCAAGCTCTAGTAAAACCCCAACAGCAAAAAGCAGTATAAAAGGTGGTTTGCCTTTTTCCTGAATGTTGTTTTTGAGTATGCAAGCCAAGCCAGTCCAAATAGAACTCCTATTACTGATCTCGATAGCAGGTTAGTTAGATCAGAGAGCTgccagtatatacagtatgtgaccACGAGAGGAAGCTTCAGATCCGACTACGTTGAGTTTGTTTGGTTCTATTCCTTACCCTCGACAtgttcaaaaataacaaacttcCTTTTTTTGGTTTCAGCTGTCttacacagtcattctgcattgttaGTCAATTGATAGTATTTGGGCTACCATTGCACTTGTGGGACAGATTTCTAATTAATATTCAAAGAGAAGACAATTATCTCAtcagggataccaatatatttagtgtGCAACAAAAGCCCCACCCATGATGTGAAACATTTAGAGGCACAGTGCACTTGTGAGATCATTCCAGTTGTTTGCATGTGTTTCGAGAGGAAACGATTACCTCTTCAGGATATGAAGGTATTTAataagtaaagggtctgagtggGATAACAGGCTCATTCCCAGTCATTCTCTTTCAAGGCTGGGGACACCATCATTTGAACATCCAATAACTTTCTCACATTCGGGGTTCCTGAGTGAATTATCTTTCTTATCGGATCTCATTCTGGAATctttcttgcattcattcaaatccgaTGACAGAGTGAGCAGGTGAATTGCTCTGTTACAAAACCCACCACactgctaagcagatgcagagcttgatctaaggaaacaTTTGCTGATACCAGCTGTTAAATATAGGTTCAAACTTACTTTATTGTCTAAACATTGTACTTGTTATCTAAACTCAACACTCTAGGAACGGTCatagtgctgtggttattttccACACGAGGACAGTCGTAATATTCAGCTATCATcctttgtggaataactacaggacTATGAAAGTCTACAGGACTCTATGAAAGTCTACAGAACTCTGAAAGACTACAGGACTCTATGAATGACTACAGGACTCTATGAAAGTCTACAGGACTCTATGAATGACTACAGGACTCTATGAATGACTACAGGACTATGAATGACTACAGGACTATGAAAGTCTACATGACTCTGTGAATGATTACAGGACTCTATGCATGACTACAGGACTATGAATGTTCTCACACTAAGGGTCGGGTCTCCCTGGGGGTCTCAAAATCCCTtattgggatcaataagctactaataaccaaaccaaacaagcaagatgggccgaatggtcttctttcatttgttacctttcttatgttcttatgttctaaaacaaCATGACAAGCAGCCCCACTTTACTATATGACAGCAGAGCAATGCAGCAGATTTTTAAAATGAAGTACACATTGCATGTAAACATTATCAGACTAAGAATACTACAGTATAACTCTTTGATGTGTTATTCATGTAGATGCAATAAAATCTGAATTgatatatttttcatttcattgtaaATTACTCTTTTCAGTAGGGGGTCATGCCAGAGCAAagtatctctctccctctcacatctctctcttgctcttcctctttgtctctctccctctctctatttatttctttatttttttgcagatgtACAGAATGGATGCAAGGCCTTGCGGTCAATGCCTGATTATTAATAACGTGGAATTTCATCCAAACAGTAACCTGAAGAACCGCACAGGATCTGACATTGATTGTGCCAGACTTGAGAAACGGTTCAAGTCATTTCACTTCATTGTTGAGGTGAAGAGAAACCTCACATCGCAGGTAAAGAGGAATTCACCTGGATTGATTTTGCATCCCGCACTTATGCTCCCAACAGTATACACtctgctatttaaaataaaaagggacatattacttagttgtttggttctggCTTTGTCATTGGCAGGTGTTTCTCTCCATCCAAAGAATAGGACTTAATTAAGTCTGTAGCAAACGCTTTTTAAAGGGACTGCCAGTGATCATTTggcttgcatatttttaaaggggctgccagtgataatttggcttgcacatttttaaaggggcGGCCAGTGATAATTTGGCTTGCACATTTTAAAAGGGACGGCCAGTGATAATTTGACTTGCTTGTTCTTCATCCCAGTGGCCTTCCCTGCATAAACCTGACTTCTAATttgcaatgtcgacccagaggacttttttgacctgaaaaaagaaacgaagactaggggtcacaaatggagattagataaaggggcattcagaacagaaaataggaggcacttttttacacagagaattgtgagggtctggaaccaactccccagtaatgttgttgaagctgacaccctgggatccttcaagaagctgcttgatgagattctgggatcaataagctactaacaaccaaacgagcaagattggccgatggcctcctctcgtttgtaaactttcttatgttcttatgttcttaagtgtgtTTACAAGCCCAGTGATGGCCAAACAGGGAATTCAGCTTGCCTTGACTTtggaaaagaaacagagaaaccACAGAAGGGAgctaatatatacaaaataactgGTCACTTTATGAAATTTCACTcaaatattttttgaaaatatgGTTAACATAAGCAAAGTATATCTGTAAACTTTACCATTGAAATAGAACAAAAActaagataacttttttttttatatggtcaCATACAAATGTAATAAGAAATCCACCTTGACATTATCTTAAGAAAGAACTTTGCACATCTCTAGTTTTTAGGAACCCTGTCTATAATGTTGCTTTGGTGTCATCCTGTAAATACTATTAACCTTTCTCCCAATATAGGCAATAAGACAAGAGCTGTATGCCTTGTCACAGAAAGACCACACCGCCTTCGACTGCTGTGTTGTAATAATCCTGTCCCATGGCACAGAGGTTAGCGGGTTGGGATTGAGGTTGGCGTTGGCATTGGGGTTATGGGGTTGGAGTTAGGGGGTTTGGGTTAGAATACCTTGTCACAGAAAGACCACACCGCCTTCGACTGCTGTGTTATAATAATCCTGCGGTTAgcgggttggggttggggttgggttagggggGTTGGGTTAGGGGGTTGGGGTTatgggggttgggggtgggggttggggttagggggttagggggttggggtgggggttggggttggcattggggttagggttagggttagggttggggttggggttagaatACCTTGTCACAGAAAGACCACACCGCCTTTCACTGCTGTGTTGTAATAATCCTGTCACATGGCACTGAGATAAACTGACAGAatgttgcttttctcttatttgttgctgacatacatacatacatgtaagtTTCATACATTTTtccaccatgcacatccattcatgaTCAGTATTGGGCCGTGACACTCTAATCTAATCTGATTAGATTTTTTAGTAACTGTAATGGCTCCTTTTTCAGGTAGGCAATGAATTACACTTTATGTAAACAATTACACAGTTActgtttattacatttaaaaaaggctAAGACATGACGTGGGAATCAGAAAGTGCTTCCACAGTGCAAGACAAACCTTGCATGTCACAGGAACATGCTTTTCACAGCTGGAAAAGGGCACCAGTGGGTTCCATAACTGGATCTCATAAGAATATTTCCAGttgcagcctgaccaaactgaaaaatataaaaatatgttgctataaaatgtaaactgtacctgagaagtaactatttgtaactgtaactagttaaaATGTTGTTCaggtaacttgtaactgtaatggattaCTTTTTCAAACTAACCtccccaacactgttcaatatgtaggtctcaaatgtgcagttcagttattacattttttaaaataaaaaagcaaataaacatgttttagtaAACATTAGTTtagtacactaggttaaagaaatctctgtttgcaagccatgctttaagACTGTGGTAcgcttcctgggtcatttcatctgTTCCTGTTAATAactaatcagctgcttcccctgttgactgataTCCTTTCAGTCAGTAACGttaccagaagacactgctggggtgaaacgacctaggaagtaaagcagtaacagacctGCTGGAAGTCAAGGCAAGCacattctttaacctagtgtgaTACAGAGGTCTGTGTAAAATTAAATCCATGCTTTCTTAACATGCGTCTCTTTGAGAAGTGCCCATTTCAGAGCTGTGTAGCCAATGGAAGTGGAATGGGTCACATTGAAGGgattattgtgttagctacaatcacctgACTTAAAGGTTGTGTCTTCTCATTGTATTGAATTTAGTGACCCGGATTCAAATGATTACTCTCAATTATGTTCCATAGGTGAACCACAACAGGTTTCCTGGTGCTATCCATGGTGTTGATGGCCCAATAGTTCCAGTTCAGAATATTACCAATTATTTTAATGGACAAAACTGCCCAACACTACAAGGGAAACCCAAGATCTTTTTCATCCAAGCGTGTGGTGGAGGCAAGTACTGTCTGCAAAAAATCATAGAGAAAAATAATTGAGAGAGAAACTTGGTAGGGTCTGAGAAGTTACATTTAACTATTACATTTATGTATTGTTCTTGTTTAGAACCACTGTGTATGTCTTTGTGACTGTATAAAACTATGAGCTCTATTGAACTCTCACAAATATCTTTCTGTCTAAGTTGGCTCACGACAGTGGAAGCAATAACCTGCACCAGTGGATACATACTACATTTGTtctacaaaaatacagtaaactgcacctctgcagaaatacagtaaattgcacctctacaaaaatacagtaaactgcacctctgcagaaatacagtaaactgtacctctacaaaaatacagtaaactgtacctctacaaaaatacagtaaactgcacctctgcagaaatacagtaaactgcacctctgcagaaatacagtaaactgcaccaCTTGCATGTTTGCGAGAATTGCTTTTCAAATTGTcataaaacatttcattgctaatttcTAATTCTAAACTGCTGTAGACTATTCTGTACAAACTGTTGGTATAAGTCATGGCCATACTGATAGCTGTCATTTAGATTGAACTGCTGTGCCAGGGGATGCATGTTACTAGCATGATTAAAAAGCAACATTTTCTAATGGTTGCTGCTTCTTGGTGTCTCAGATacaggattagggttagggatgTATCTGCAGCTGCTGCTTCTTGGTGTCTCAGATCAGACAGAcacagggttagggtttgggatGGTTAGGGATGTATCTACAGCTGTTTGTTCTTGGTGTCTCAGATCAGACAGAcacagggttagggtttgggagggttattttatttatttatttatttatttcttagcagacgcccttttccagggcgacttacaattgttacaagatatcacattatacattatttcacgttatacagatatcacattatttttacatacaattacccatttattcagttgggtttttactggagcaatctaggtaaagtaccttgctcaagggtacaacagcagtgtcccccactggggattgaacctacaaccctccggtcaagagtccagagccctaaccactactccacactgctgcccatagggTTAGGGATGTATCTACAGCTGTTTGTTCTTGGTGTCTCAGATCAGAAAgacacagggttagggttagggatgtaTCTGCAGCTGCTGCTTCTTGGTGTCTCAGATCAGACAGAcacagggttagggtttgggagggttagggttagggatgtaTCTACAGCTGTTTGTTCTTGGTGTCTCAGATCAGACAGAcacagggttagggtttgggagggttagggttagggatgtaTCTACAGCTGTTTGTTCTTGGTGTCTCAGATCAGACAGAcacagggttagggtttgggaGGGTTAGGGATGTATTTACAGCTGTTTATTCTTGGTGTCTCAGATCAGACAGACACAGGGTTAGGGATGTATCTAAAGCTGTTTGTTCTTGGTGTCTCAGATCAGACAGAcacagggttagggtttgggagggttagggttagggatgtaTCTACAGCTGTTTTTTCTTGGTGTCTCAGATCAGACAgacacagggttagggttagggatgtaTCTACAGCTGTTTGTTCTTGGTGTCTCAGATCAGAAAGACATTGGGTTTGAGGTCTCTCCAGATGAGTTTGAGCCAGCGGCCGGTGGCATTGACGATCACACAGACGCCACGCCGATGTCACCCAGGGAGGAGCTTGGGAAAGACTCTGATGAGCCCGATGCCAGAGCAAGCCTGCCTACTCCCAGTGATATCTTAGTGTCATACTCCACTTTTCCAGGTACAAAAACAGAGTTCATCTCAGATAGaacataaaaactaaaataaacctgTCAccactacataaaaaaataaaaatcgagaTACAAACCCCATATTAGCAGGACTTTAGAAACTTTGCCTTAAAGTGACTGCCCTATGCCCTAAGTCCTGTGTGACTGTTTCActgccttggtcatttcacctcagtgtTTTACTGACtgcaaaacatgtcagtcaaaGGGAAGCAGGCGTTGAAGGACAATTTcattctccaggtgaaatgaccaaggaagtgcaatacTAACTGATAATATGGTGTACACAGATTTGTGTAATTTTGTGTAGTGCCagatctgttttaaaatgaaaatacatgtttttataacatgtggttctttcaaaactgcacatagaGCTatgtagtgaatggaagtgcacagcaggtaagatgtGTGGAATGATATTGGCTACAGGCCCCTTATAAAAGTGGCACAGTTGAACATTTCCTTATTCTTTCCCTCTcatatcatttgtatttttaagGGTATGTGTCTTGGCGAGACACACAAGCAGGTTCTTGGTATGTGGAAACTCTAAACAATGTTTTGGAAGAATTTGCTGGATATGAAGACCTGCTTACTTTGCTGACAAtggtaaatatacatatatttgtttgtttgtttcttgtttttgttatatcccactgtaacaaacaaacacattttttttccagttatttGAAAACATTTACAGTTCTAGAAAGTGTTTCTTTTTCAATTAGGTTTGTTGACCTGTATGTTTTACAAGCTTTATTcgtcatccataacttcaaacactaaaTCATCAAGATCTTCTTAAAGCAAGAGGAAGTACTAATGGTGTTAGATTCTGTTACATGGAAAACTTACAACTGAATAATATCATTAAGGAACATCTATatttaagaacaaaataaatgtttggaggagaagaggttagggttagagatgTTTGGAGGAgaagaggttagggttagagatgTTTGGAGGAgaagaggttagggttagaaatgTTTGGAGGAgaagaggttagggttagaaatgTTTGGAGGAgaagaggttagggttagaaatgTTTAGAGGAgaagaggttagggttagaaatgTTTGGTGGAgaagaggttagggttagaaatgTTTGGGGGAgaagaggttagggttagaaatgTTTGGGGGAGAAGAGGCCACTCAGCTTCATCAAGGCATGGCCTTTCTTAGCACACCATTTGCTCCTACTAAGGGATCTTATTAAATAAGACAGAGTGGAATTGTTTCTAGTGTTTAACAAGTTACTACCTGACCTGTTAGGGCTTCCTAACTTCTGTTTAAACATACTTTTACTCAGCTCCCGTGTGTGCCTCTCATCCTACTCGCAGTGTCTTCCATGTGTGCCTCTCGTCCTACTCGCAGTGTCTTTCATGTGTGTCTCGTCCTACTCGCAGTGTCTTTCGTGTGTGTCTCGTCCTACTCGCAGTGTCTTTCATGTGTGTCTCGTCCTACTCGCAGTGTCTTCCGTGTGTGCCTCTCGTCCTATTCGCAGTGTCTTCCATGTGTGCATCTCGTCCTACTCGCAGTGTCTTCCGTGTGTGTCTCGTCCTACTCGCAGTGTCTTCCGTGTGTGTCTCGTCCTACTCGCAGTGTCTTCCATGTGTGTCTCGTCCTACTCGCAGTGTCTTCCATGTGTGCCTCTCGTCCTACTCGCAGTGTCTTTCGTGTGCCTCTCGTCCTATTCGCAGTATCTTCCATGTGTGCCTCTCGTCCTACTCGCAGTGTCTTCCATGTGTGCCTCTCGTCCTATTCGCAGTGTCTTCCATGTGTGCCTCTCGTCCTACTCGCAGTGTCTTCCATGTGTGCCTCTCGTCCTACTCGCAGTGTCTTTCATGTGTGTCTCGTCCTACTCGcagtgtctcccgtgtgtgtctcGTCCTACTCGCAGTGTCTCCCGTGTGTGCCTCTCGTCCTACTCGCAGTGTCTTCCGTGTGTGCCTCTCGTCCTATTCGCAGTGTCTTCCGTGTGTGCATCTCGTCCTACTCGCAGTGTCTTTCATGTGTGTCTCGTCCTACTCGCAGTGTCTTCCATGTGTGCCTCTCGTCCTACTCGCAGTGTCTTTCGTGTGCCTCTCGTCCTATTCGCAGTATCTTCCATGTGTGCCTCTCGTCCTACTCGCAGTGTCTTCCATGTGTGCATCTCATCCTACTCGCAGTGTCTTCCGTGTGTGTCTCGTCCTACTCGCAGTGTCTTTCGTGTGTGTCTCGTCCTACTCGCAGTGTCTTTCGTGTGTGTCTCGTCCTACTCGCAGTGTCTTTCGTGTGTGTCTCGTCCTACTCGCAGTGTCTTGTTAATGTTTCCTATCCCATTTAGGATTTTATAAACTCTTACTCGTCTTTTTGTAGGCTGAAGAGATGAATTCTTTGAACctgttgtaacagggcgagcagccctgtatattgtttgtttgtttatttttagaacgagggttcatcctccgcccctgtgcagattattgtttttgtttattatgatttattgtatttatgtcggcgagcgccgtatgttttattgtttgtattttgatggcgtagccgatttgttttgtttagcgtggatgggtagccccatccacaacgtatttaaaaactcgtgcagaaggtggccatctcccgaattaagtgatttaatttgttgctaatcgggagatggtcacctgttataaaaagcctgcagctctctagttcagggagaggagagaagagaagagaagagaagagaagagaagagaagagaagagaagagaaacgaaacgaaacataaagattccaggaacagtgacagcaactgcccagcctgacctgggatcgtattatttattgtttattttgtgttcgtgatttgtttttgtttaaccttttattttcgctctttgagcaaagtgttttctgtttgaatattttatttatttttggttttctttaaataaaacggcgcccgcgccactgcaccgtaccttttgtttttgttgtcccttcttctgccgtgacgtcaccactcgtccattcctgtcacacgtggtgtcctgcgtgggatcgcagtgCCTCCttgacgcaggcagaagagggtactgcagctttttcagttttttttctcgtttttttgttttccgTTTCTAATTGTGTGTGgagaggaagagctgcagaaggcAGAAAAAGGAGCTGCAACAGCGGCCACCAGGGGTTGTTGTGGTggaggagtggtgccctggttgtggggagtttgggcacaccgtggccatctgccccacccaataccagggagaggagtgggctGCCCAAGCGAGCCAGGACCAGATACCCCGGGGGAGACCCCAGAAGCGGGAGCTACCAGCCGCGGCCACCAagcgggagagcagctgggatgccatcCTCCGGGCGGTCATGCAtgactgctggtgccccatctgcggtgAGCGAGGGCATTCTCCACTCAACTGCCCTCTCCTGTCAGAGGGGTGCCTGCTATGCccattcccaccagcagagggagagtgcctgctggtcccatcaccacctgagagaggagacctggagagggagactgagcgtccacagcccaagagggaggagactgagcgtccacagcccaagagggaggaggccgagcgtccacagcccaagagggaggagccggtgcgtccacagcccaagaggggggaggccgaacgtccacagcccaagagggaggagccagtgcgtccacagcccaagagggaggagccagtgcgtccacagcccaagagggaggagccagtgcgtccacagcccaagagggaggagccagtgcgtccacagcccaggtacctgccagcagagggagagttcctgctggttacacctccacctccgtgggaggactgtgagtcgctcccacctccgccagcagagggagtatacctgctggttccacctccaccgccctgggaggactgtgagtcgctcccacctccgccagcagagggagagttcctgctggttccacctccaccgccctgggaggactgtgagtcgctcccacctccgccagcagagggagcatacctgctggttccacctccaccgccctgggaggactgtgtgtagctcccgcctccgccagcagagggagagttcctgctggtgccacctccacctccatgggaggacgatttgtcgctcccaccaccaccagcagagggagcatgcctgctggttccgcttccaccaccgccagcagagggaacatgcctgctggtttccctgttgcagccagaaggggaggcgcccctgccgccttcgttgccagaaggggaggagccgccttcgctgccagaaggggaggagccgccttcgctgccagaaggggaggagccgccttcgctgccagaaggggaggagccgccttcgctgcctgaaggggaggagcccctgccgccttcgcagcctgaaggggaggagcccctgccgccttggccgcctgaaggggaggagcccctgccgccttggccgccttaaggggaggagcccctgccgccttggccgtcaagaggagaggagcaggagctacctctacctccaccaccaccaccattgggagaagtggagctcctgctgccgccttcatggccaggggctcccctcccgccgtcagcatcgccttgggtcgcctgtgtctcccttgcatctcctagggttgctgccggtcctgcgtcgcctcccgagggtccatcgccgctgccgtcgcctcccgagggtccgctgccgtcgcctcccgagggtccgctgccgtcgcctcccaagggtccgctgccgtcgcctggggtcgccagggatcctgcttcggctggggtcgccagggatccggcttcgcctggggtcgccagggatccggcttcgcctggggtcgccagggatccggcttcgcctggggtcgccagagaTCCGGCTTCGCCTGGGATCACTAcgctatggccggagccccacggaggggaacggacggccatgaagaaagggggagaggtccggagaccagctcccccagccgcactttcgcggccggagatcatgtggtcagagcccca
Encoded proteins:
- the LOC117425431 gene encoding caspase-9-like isoform X1, with the protein product MDSRHKKILQSSRSMLVRELNPSQLYDGLISRGIFSQDMIDEIKGAGPRRDQARQLVIDLETRGSRAFPAFLECLVETDQSRVADLLSAGLGIQPPHSLPIQPIPMPIPIRIPHNDGTQQKKMDKPDRGHISRKDRHDYPIPCSEGDELPSIPRIRRDSLQMYRMDARPCGQCLIINNVEFHPNSNLKNRTGSDIDCARLEKRFKSFHFIVEVKRNLTSQAIRQELYALSQKDHTAFDCCVVIILSHGTEVNHNRFPGAIHGVDGPIVPVQNITNYFNGQNCPTLQGKPKIFFIQACGGDQKDIGFEVSPDEFEPAAGGIDDHTDATPMSPREELGKDSDEPDARASLPTPSDILVSYSTFPGYVSWRDTQAGSWYVETLNNVLEEFAGYEDLLTLLTMVTDKVSQISAKGIFKQMPGSFNFLRKRLFFQVNY
- the LOC117425431 gene encoding caspase-9-like isoform X2, with translation MMEHSVSMMPLFPFHPNTQSNTQSQSNPIPIPIPIPIPHNDGTQQKKMDKPDRGHISRKDRHDYPIPCSEGDELPSIPRIRRDSLQMYRMDARPCGQCLIINNVEFHPNSNLKNRTGSDIDCARLEKRFKSFHFIVEVKRNLTSQAIRQELYALSQKDHTAFDCCVVIILSHGTEVNHNRFPGAIHGVDGPIVPVQNITNYFNGQNCPTLQGKPKIFFIQACGGDQKDIGFEVSPDEFEPAAGGIDDHTDATPMSPREELGKDSDEPDARASLPTPSDILVSYSTFPGYVSWRDTQAGSWYVETLNNVLEEFAGYEDLLTLLTMVTDKVSQISAKGIFKQMPGSFNFLRKRLFFQVNY